A window of the Veillonellaceae bacterium genome harbors these coding sequences:
- a CDS encoding NAD(P)/FAD-dependent oxidoreductase, protein MTAKADIVIVGGGIVGTAIARALSRYDLDVVLLEKEPDVAMGTSKANSGILHAGFDAKPGTLKAITNVRGNEMYREIYQDLGIDIKFIGSLVVATSEEEMVTLRDLLMRGSENGVPGLEILDRETVLQREPNLSDKVLGALWAPTGGVMCPFGATIAFANNAVLNGVKIYTECPAEEIVVADGKVTGVKTAKGFIAAKYVINAAGLFADDLSRTAGDNSFNIKPRKGEYVLFDKTAANLVNTVIFPTPSKVSKGILVSPTVHGNLFIGPNAQDIDDKADIATSPDGLQEIIAGAGKTVPNLPMHASITQFAGLRAAAGDGDFILKASDSANGLIQAAGIQSPGLTAAPAIAEIIVGILKDQGLALIEKANFVPKNPPKVKFHELSNAERAEVIARNPLYGRVICRCETVTEGEIVDAIHSACGAVTVDGVKRRTRAGMGRCQGGFCGPRVTAILARELNIPVTEVRKDTTQSYLFFDKISGRCKSND, encoded by the coding sequence ATTACAGCCAAAGCGGATATAGTTATTGTCGGCGGAGGTATTGTTGGTACAGCAATTGCAAGAGCGTTATCCCGATATGATCTTGATGTAGTGCTTCTCGAAAAAGAGCCGGATGTCGCAATGGGAACGTCTAAAGCCAACAGCGGCATTCTGCATGCCGGTTTTGACGCTAAACCAGGAACACTTAAAGCGATTACCAACGTTCGCGGCAATGAAATGTATCGGGAAATTTACCAAGACCTCGGGATAGACATTAAATTCATCGGTTCTCTGGTTGTTGCGACCAGTGAAGAAGAAATGGTAACATTGCGTGATTTGTTAATGCGCGGCAGCGAGAACGGTGTGCCTGGTCTTGAAATACTGGATAGAGAAACGGTTTTACAGCGGGAACCTAACTTATCTGACAAGGTATTGGGTGCACTTTGGGCTCCGACCGGCGGGGTTATGTGCCCGTTTGGGGCAACAATTGCCTTTGCCAATAACGCTGTTTTAAATGGGGTAAAAATTTATACTGAGTGCCCGGCTGAAGAAATTGTTGTTGCTGATGGTAAAGTTACCGGCGTCAAAACAGCCAAAGGGTTTATTGCCGCTAAGTATGTTATAAACGCGGCCGGCCTTTTTGCCGATGATCTTAGCCGCACGGCCGGCGATAACAGCTTCAATATTAAGCCGCGCAAGGGGGAATATGTATTATTCGATAAGACGGCAGCTAATCTAGTAAATACCGTTATCTTCCCAACGCCGAGCAAGGTATCAAAAGGCATCTTGGTTTCGCCGACTGTCCATGGCAACTTATTCATTGGACCAAACGCTCAAGATATTGATGATAAAGCAGATATAGCCACCTCACCCGATGGTTTGCAGGAAATTATCGCGGGAGCGGGCAAAACCGTGCCAAACCTGCCGATGCATGCCTCCATTACTCAATTCGCCGGGCTTCGGGCAGCAGCCGGTGACGGCGACTTCATTCTAAAAGCATCCGACAGTGCTAACGGCCTTATCCAAGCCGCCGGCATTCAATCACCTGGTCTGACAGCAGCCCCAGCTATCGCTGAGATTATTGTTGGAATTCTGAAAGATCAGGGCCTTGCTTTGATTGAAAAAGCCAATTTTGTTCCAAAGAATCCACCCAAAGTCAAGTTCCATGAACTTAGCAATGCTGAAAGAGCAGAGGTTATTGCGCGAAATCCGCTGTATGGCCGGGTTATTTGCCGCTGCGAGACAGTTACTGAAGGTGAGATTGTCGATGCTATTCATTCAGCATGCGGAGCTGTAACGGTTGACGGCGTTAAACGCCGCACCAGAGCCGGTATGGGCCGATGCCAAGGCGGGTTCTGCGGGCCGCGTGTTACGGCAATTCTTGCCCGTGAGCTCAATATCCCGGTTACTGAGGTTCGCAAAGACACAACCCAGTCGTATTTGTTCTTCGACAAGATTTCTGGGAGGTGCAAAAGTAATGACTAA
- a CDS encoding putative sulfate exporter family transporter has translation MAGVPQSSLPFIKREDTWAIIIALLLTVLITIAFFAGDISFFKSMAVKISSWSDDFSKVTAGLSKNPSGLFTLFGFFLIAFTIAAKVMGYNVQRFVTGFIVLYILSIIITILGSNKFMKTYQLETPLLALVFGMIVSNCIKLPSWFQEALRTEFYVKTGIVLMGATLPFTIIMTAGPLAMLQATIVSVVTFFSIYFAATKLFKLDPRFGATLGAGGSICGVSGSIAVGGACRAEKEHVSMAISLVVIWAVVMIAFLPAVAKSLGMEPGPAGAWIGTSEFADAAGFAAAEQYNAMANLPPGDDRAVKTFTLMKVVGRDMFVGLWALMAAILSVTLWEKKSLAQSERVDYGEVWRRFPKFVIGFFVASIFTTLVIASLDPKLGSVYSKDALGVIKTLRSWTFTWTFLSIGFTTRFRDLAAAGWKPFAAFTIGVLINVPLGYWLSNVIFVDYWLNVK, from the coding sequence ATGGCTGGAGTACCACAATCAAGTCTTCCGTTCATTAAGCGGGAAGATACCTGGGCCATTATCATTGCGCTATTGCTCACAGTACTTATCACGATTGCATTTTTTGCCGGTGATATTAGCTTTTTTAAGTCCATGGCTGTAAAGATTTCCAGTTGGTCTGATGATTTTAGTAAAGTTACAGCAGGCTTGAGCAAAAATCCCAGTGGTCTATTTACCTTATTTGGGTTTTTCCTTATCGCCTTTACTATTGCTGCAAAGGTAATGGGCTACAATGTTCAGCGGTTCGTCACTGGTTTTATTGTCCTCTATATCTTATCAATAATCATTACAATCCTTGGTTCTAATAAGTTTATGAAAACCTACCAATTAGAAACACCCCTGCTGGCGCTTGTTTTTGGGATGATTGTGAGCAATTGCATAAAATTGCCTAGTTGGTTCCAAGAGGCGCTGCGAACTGAGTTCTATGTAAAAACCGGTATCGTCCTGATGGGGGCGACCCTTCCGTTTACCATTATTATGACAGCCGGCCCACTGGCCATGCTGCAGGCAACTATTGTATCGGTCGTTACTTTCTTTTCGATTTACTTTGCTGCCACAAAATTGTTTAAGCTTGATCCACGCTTTGGTGCAACCCTCGGCGCCGGCGGTTCGATCTGCGGTGTATCGGGCTCAATCGCTGTCGGCGGCGCTTGCCGGGCCGAGAAGGAACATGTTTCCATGGCAATCTCGCTGGTCGTAATTTGGGCGGTAGTTATGATTGCCTTCCTGCCGGCCGTAGCTAAGAGTCTCGGGATGGAACCCGGCCCGGCCGGAGCTTGGATAGGTACATCTGAATTTGCCGACGCTGCCGGATTCGCGGCTGCAGAGCAGTATAATGCAATGGCTAATTTACCGCCTGGCGATGATCGCGCAGTAAAAACTTTCACACTTATGAAGGTTGTTGGCCGCGATATGTTTGTCGGACTGTGGGCTTTGATGGCCGCTATTCTATCGGTAACTTTGTGGGAAAAGAAAAGCTTAGCGCAATCCGAGCGGGTTGACTATGGTGAAGTATGGCGCCGGTTCCCCAAATTCGTTATTGGCTTCTTCGTGGCGTCAATATTTACAACATTAGTAATTGCCAGCCTTGATCCGAAGCTTGGCTCAGTCTATTCCAAAGATGCCCTGGGGGTAATTAAGACCTTGCGCAGCTGGACCTTTACCTGGACCTTCCTGAGTATCGGCTTCACGACCAGGTTCAGGGATTTGGCGGCTGCCGGCTGGAAACCGTTTGCGGCCTTCACCATTGGTGTACTGATTAACGTCCCATTGGGCTACTGGTTATCAAATGTTATCTTTGTCGATTACTGGTTGAATGTAAAATAG
- a CDS encoding (Fe-S)-binding protein: MMKKRVSLGDIGSDQPVVSLLGAEDLLPLPGEDNTPFKQLKPDTISKYDFSLDGFSALSLPLPKNKEQEQAIVRAFLKGLEKIFDRQNNWGFLQPTTLSTSYCMQCNTCNEACPVFIESGRNDVYRPNFRSEVLRRIVRRYFTPAGKLLGRWVGADIELNWRVVYHLAELAYRCTLCRRCASVCPLGVDNALLARELRKLFSQEMGIAPDNVHKSGTIQHLKTGSSTGMNSAAFLDNIEFIEDIIEEKTGKRLKIPVDKKNADILLIHNAGEYVAWPENPAAFAILFEAAGLNWTLSSESMGYEGVNYGVWYDDIQFARIALGQVQAAKRLGVKKIVVGECGHATKALISIADRLITGDMAIPRESCLPLLESLITGGAVKFDPTRNNFPVTLHDPCNMVRLMGIISPQRNIINHIVSPGQFREMPNSGVSNYCCGGGSGFAIMNSQNFPEWRNSLASRRKARQVIEAFNDCLDPAIPKYYCAPCSNCKGAARDALIGHYGFRDKYNIIYGGLVELMVNAMPDLPQPFISWEDEF; encoded by the coding sequence ATGATGAAAAAACGAGTTAGTCTGGGGGATATTGGCTCAGACCAACCTGTAGTTTCGCTATTGGGCGCCGAAGATCTGCTGCCTTTGCCGGGCGAAGATAATACGCCGTTTAAACAATTAAAGCCTGATACTATCAGTAAATACGACTTTTCACTTGACGGATTCTCAGCCCTTAGTCTGCCTTTACCTAAAAATAAAGAACAAGAGCAGGCTATTGTGAGAGCGTTCCTCAAGGGATTAGAAAAAATATTTGATCGGCAGAACAATTGGGGGTTCCTCCAGCCGACAACGCTGTCGACTTCTTACTGCATGCAGTGCAATACCTGCAACGAGGCCTGCCCGGTATTTATCGAAAGCGGACGCAATGATGTTTATCGGCCTAATTTTCGCTCAGAAGTTTTGCGGCGTATCGTCCGTCGTTATTTTACTCCGGCAGGGAAATTGCTCGGCAGATGGGTGGGCGCAGATATTGAACTTAACTGGCGGGTAGTTTACCATTTGGCTGAACTAGCCTATCGCTGCACGTTATGCCGGCGATGCGCATCGGTTTGTCCTTTGGGGGTTGATAATGCTCTTTTAGCCCGAGAACTACGCAAACTCTTCAGTCAAGAGATGGGAATTGCGCCTGATAATGTTCACAAATCCGGCACTATCCAGCATCTTAAAACCGGCTCGTCAACCGGGATGAATAGCGCCGCTTTTTTGGATAATATTGAATTCATCGAGGATATTATTGAAGAAAAGACGGGTAAGCGCCTTAAGATACCTGTTGATAAGAAAAATGCCGATATTCTCTTAATCCACAATGCTGGCGAGTATGTAGCATGGCCGGAAAATCCGGCAGCTTTTGCGATATTATTTGAAGCGGCCGGTCTTAACTGGACACTTTCAAGTGAATCTATGGGTTATGAAGGCGTTAATTACGGTGTTTGGTATGATGATATTCAGTTTGCCCGGATCGCACTGGGTCAGGTTCAGGCCGCCAAGCGCTTAGGGGTCAAAAAGATTGTCGTCGGGGAGTGCGGCCATGCTACTAAGGCACTAATCAGTATTGCTGACCGATTAATTACCGGTGATATGGCTATACCGCGCGAGTCCTGCCTGCCATTGTTAGAATCCCTTATAACCGGCGGCGCTGTAAAATTTGACCCGACCCGCAATAACTTCCCAGTTACCCTTCACGACCCCTGCAATATGGTTAGGCTGATGGGGATAATTTCGCCGCAGCGTAATATAATTAATCATATCGTTTCGCCGGGACAATTTCGGGAAATGCCGAACAGCGGCGTTAGTAATTACTGCTGCGGCGGTGGCAGCGGTTTTGCCATTATGAACTCACAAAATTTCCCCGAATGGCGCAATTCACTGGCTAGCCGCCGTAAAGCGCGCCAGGTAATCGAGGCCTTCAATGATTGTCTGGATCCGGCCATACCTAAGTACTACTGCGCTCCCTGCTCCAATTGCAAGGGCGCGGCCCGCGATGCATTAATTGGGCACTACGGATTCAGAGATAAATACAACATTATTTACGGTGGGCTAGTTGAATTGATGGTTAATGCCATGCCCGATTTGCCGCAGCCGTTCATCAGCTGGGAAGACGAATTTTAA
- a CDS encoding MgtC/SapB family protein has translation MADWEVAFRLVASALFAGIIGYERQSRHKAAGLRTHILVAVGSCLIMVLSINIYSSVQGLTNADPARLAAQVVSGVGFLGAGSILKEGPTIKGLTTAASLWVVSGVGLAAGAGYYLGALMATVLVFLTLTILARMEHKDNQAYLAQLIVKTLDIPGQIGQISSILGNCGASIRDIKIEQQDTLAIITINLLMPSNMSMSDLTQQIIAVKGVKEVRQE, from the coding sequence ATTGCTGACTGGGAAGTTGCGTTTAGACTGGTTGCGTCGGCATTATTTGCCGGTATCATAGGTTATGAGCGTCAGTCCCGACATAAAGCAGCGGGGCTTAGAACGCATATTCTGGTCGCGGTGGGATCATGTCTGATTATGGTCCTTTCGATTAATATTTATAGCTCGGTTCAAGGGTTGACCAATGCCGACCCGGCCCGTTTGGCCGCACAAGTCGTAAGCGGTGTCGGTTTTTTGGGGGCAGGCAGTATCTTAAAAGAAGGCCCAACAATCAAAGGTCTGACAACTGCAGCCAGTCTTTGGGTAGTTTCGGGGGTTGGCCTGGCAGCGGGTGCAGGGTATTATTTGGGGGCCCTGATGGCGACGGTACTGGTATTTTTAACATTGACCATTTTGGCGCGGATGGAGCATAAAGACAATCAAGCTTATTTGGCCCAGTTGATTGTAAAAACTTTGGACATTCCCGGGCAGATCGGGCAGATTAGCTCAATACTCGGCAATTGTGGCGCTAGCATTCGTGATATAAAAATAGAGCAGCAAGACACTTTGGCGATAATTACGATTAATTTATTAATGCCCAGTAATATGAGCATGTCCGATTTAACGCAGCAAATAATCGCAGTCAAGGGTGTTAAAGAAGTTCGACAAGAGTAG
- a CDS encoding DUF1667 domain-containing protein encodes MEQVTRRLSCIVCPMGCLGEVEIKNGEVTGVSGFTCPRGEKYAREEVTAPKRMLTTTVRISGAELPLLPVISKTALPKDRVMDCACFLSQIETKAPVKEGDVICADILGLGVDIVAARDLM; translated from the coding sequence ATGGAACAAGTAACAAGACGACTTAGTTGTATCGTATGCCCTATGGGTTGTCTGGGTGAGGTTGAAATAAAGAACGGCGAAGTCACCGGCGTATCTGGGTTTACCTGCCCGCGGGGTGAGAAATACGCCCGCGAAGAAGTGACTGCGCCTAAAAGAATGCTCACAACCACTGTTAGAATCTCAGGCGCCGAGCTGCCGCTGCTGCCGGTAATATCAAAAACCGCGCTGCCTAAGGACAGGGTAATGGATTGCGCCTGTTTTCTGTCGCAAATTGAGACCAAAGCCCCGGTTAAAGAGGGCGATGTCATCTGCGCGGATATTCTGGGTTTAGGGGTTGATATTGTAGCCGCCCGTGATTTAATGTAA
- a CDS encoding HAD-IIA family hydrolase encodes MPQKQAWLRSLKYFALDMDGTIYMGQNLLPGALEFLQYLKSSGRQYLFLTNNSSKNKLSYVKKLQGLGIPATSDEVMTSGEATALYLNSVKPDARVYLLGTPDLEQEFADQGFTLTAEQPDYVVLGFDQTLTYAKLAEACHLIREDVPFIATHPDINCPTDERSGYLPDTGAMLELIYASTGKRAKIIGKPYQEMIDALMTKMHCRRQETAMVGDRVYTDIKMAKNAGICGILVLSGETKLADLEHAEVQPNFIFDDVSALMKALKGADHNE; translated from the coding sequence ATGCCGCAAAAACAAGCATGGCTGCGCAGCCTTAAATATTTTGCGCTGGATATGGATGGCACCATTTACATGGGTCAAAACCTGCTTCCGGGTGCGCTGGAATTTCTGCAATATCTTAAGAGCAGCGGTAGGCAGTACCTATTTTTAACAAACAATTCATCGAAGAATAAATTAAGCTACGTGAAAAAACTTCAAGGACTGGGCATTCCGGCTACTAGCGATGAGGTAATGACTTCAGGCGAAGCTACGGCGCTATATCTTAATTCGGTAAAACCCGATGCCCGGGTATACCTATTGGGTACGCCTGACCTTGAACAGGAGTTTGCTGATCAAGGGTTTACACTTACTGCCGAACAGCCTGATTATGTGGTGCTTGGCTTTGATCAGACATTAACCTATGCTAAGCTGGCTGAAGCCTGTCATTTAATTAGGGAGGATGTGCCGTTTATTGCTACCCATCCGGATATAAATTGTCCTACTGACGAGCGTTCGGGTTACTTGCCTGATACCGGAGCTATGTTAGAACTTATTTACGCTTCAACCGGCAAAAGAGCTAAAATCATCGGTAAACCTTATCAGGAGATGATTGATGCCCTTATGACCAAAATGCACTGTCGGCGCCAGGAGACGGCCATGGTGGGTGACCGGGTATATACTGACATCAAAATGGCCAAAAACGCCGGCATATGCGGCATATTGGTATTAAGCGGTGAAACCAAGTTGGCTGATTTAGAACATGCCGAGGTTCAGCCCAATTTTATCTTTGACGATGTCAGTGCTTTGATGAAGGCCTTAAAAGGGGCAGATCATAATGAATAA
- a CDS encoding FAD-dependent oxidoreductase, producing the protein MTNTYDVVIVGGGPAGMAAALSARQAGAEKVLIIERDRELGGILQQCIHNGFGLHRFKEELTGPGYAGRYIKMVNADPAIEIMLDTMVLNVEQDKTVYAVNPKQGMLKIEAKAVIFTMGCRERTRGAIRIAGGRPAGVFTAGAAQRMVNMEGFLPGKKIVILGSGDIGLIMARRLTLEGAQVQAVLELMPYSNGLTRNVVQCLEDFNIPLHLSHTILKVHGKDRVTGVTCAKVDETRRIIPGSEFDIDCDCLLLSVGLIPENELSRPLDMEMDSLTNGPVVDQFRHTTLPGFFAAGNVVHVHDLVDFVSQEGEIAGAAAAKYALGQLKAVRKVVAVEAKNGMRTVVPQHVSITPQSAEPVRLFMRVAQPEHRVTLNIESAGKKLYSRKLAVAKPGEMIVVELPAETVSACDDKITVALAK; encoded by the coding sequence ATGACTAATACTTACGATGTAGTAATTGTCGGCGGCGGTCCGGCCGGAATGGCGGCTGCGCTGAGTGCCCGTCAAGCCGGAGCAGAAAAAGTACTAATAATTGAACGCGACCGTGAACTCGGCGGCATATTGCAGCAGTGTATCCATAACGGTTTTGGTCTGCACCGTTTTAAAGAGGAATTGACCGGCCCGGGTTATGCCGGACGTTATATAAAAATGGTCAACGCTGACCCGGCTATTGAGATTATGCTTGATACTATGGTGCTTAATGTTGAACAGGACAAAACGGTATATGCTGTTAATCCTAAGCAAGGCATGCTTAAGATTGAGGCTAAGGCTGTCATTTTCACGATGGGCTGCCGGGAACGGACGCGCGGTGCCATCCGTATTGCCGGCGGGCGTCCGGCAGGTGTATTTACCGCCGGTGCGGCTCAGCGCATGGTGAATATGGAAGGCTTCCTGCCCGGTAAAAAGATCGTTATTCTTGGTTCTGGCGATATCGGTCTTATCATGGCTCGCCGCCTGACATTAGAAGGCGCGCAAGTTCAGGCTGTCCTTGAGCTTATGCCGTACTCAAACGGCTTGACGCGAAATGTTGTTCAATGTCTGGAAGACTTTAATATCCCGTTGCATTTGTCCCATACCATTCTTAAGGTCCATGGCAAAGACCGGGTAACAGGCGTTACCTGCGCCAAAGTTGATGAGACTCGCCGGATAATCCCCGGCTCGGAGTTTGATATTGATTGTGACTGCCTGCTTTTATCAGTCGGCTTAATTCCGGAAAACGAATTATCCCGGCCGCTTGACATGGAAATGGATAGTCTTACCAACGGGCCGGTTGTTGATCAATTCCGCCATACTACATTGCCCGGTTTTTTCGCTGCCGGCAATGTTGTCCATGTTCACGACTTGGTAGATTTTGTATCGCAGGAAGGCGAAATTGCCGGAGCTGCTGCCGCAAAATATGCGCTTGGTCAGCTTAAAGCGGTGCGTAAAGTTGTAGCTGTCGAGGCGAAAAATGGTATGCGTACTGTTGTGCCGCAGCATGTTTCTATTACTCCGCAAAGCGCTGAACCGGTAAGGCTGTTTATGCGTGTGGCTCAGCCTGAACATCGTGTTACGCTTAATATTGAAAGCGCCGGCAAGAAGTTGTATAGCCGTAAATTAGCGGTTGCTAAGCCAGGCGAAATGATTGTAGTCGAACTTCCTGCCGAAACTGTCAGTGCATGTGATGATAAAATTACGGTAGCGTTAGCAAAGTGA
- a CDS encoding MgtC/SapB family protein: MISEVDVLMRLIIALFLGGLIGYERQACNKAAGLRTHVLVCVGSCLIMVLSINIYYTVQGLTNADPTRLAAQVVSGIGFLGAGTIMKEGTTVKGLTTAASIWVVSGVGLAAGSGYYISAIMVTGLVFITLSALTRFEKWMGHIGGAVSLLINAADKPGQIGRVCSRLGEYGLNIRDIKVEGSSDHNVLMAITIDSLERLDAAVIVANLMEIEGVVSVKIE, from the coding sequence TTGATATCCGAAGTCGATGTTCTCATGCGTTTGATAATAGCGCTGTTTTTGGGCGGACTCATCGGCTACGAACGTCAGGCCTGTAATAAAGCGGCCGGGTTGCGGACCCATGTTTTGGTATGTGTCGGGTCCTGTTTGATAATGGTTCTTTCGATTAATATATATTATACGGTTCAAGGTTTAACGAATGCCGACCCTACCCGACTGGCTGCCCAGGTTGTCAGCGGTATTGGTTTTTTGGGAGCTGGCACAATCATGAAAGAAGGCACGACGGTTAAGGGTTTGACGACAGCTGCCAGTATATGGGTTGTATCAGGAGTGGGGTTAGCTGCCGGCAGTGGTTATTATATCAGCGCTATTATGGTGACCGGTTTGGTATTTATAACATTATCAGCCCTTACGCGGTTTGAAAAATGGATGGGCCATATTGGTGGGGCTGTGAGTTTACTTATTAATGCAGCCGATAAGCCGGGACAAATTGGCCGGGTATGTTCGCGGCTAGGCGAGTATGGACTTAATATCAGGGATATCAAGGTTGAAGGCTCCAGTGATCACAATGTTCTTATGGCAATCACAATCGATTCGCTAGAAAGACTAGATGCTGCGGTAATTGTTGCTAATCTAATGGAAATCGAAGGTGTCGTTTCTGTTAAGATAGAGTAG
- a CDS encoding glycerol-3-phosphate responsive antiterminator, with the protein MQPKNLLKLLCAGAVIPAVRNIEDFKYALEKTAAPTLILLFGDILILPSLLAQAQSHKKRLLVHLDLLDGIGKDEAGIRYLARMGVNGLITTKAYLCKVAQEEGMIAIQRLFLMDSEALRTGINLAKKYKPDAVEVLPAAVPASAIEQLKAGTGLPVLGGGLVHTREDVESAIKNGICAISASQTSLWN; encoded by the coding sequence ATGCAGCCTAAGAACTTATTAAAACTATTATGCGCAGGTGCGGTAATTCCGGCGGTTCGCAATATTGAAGATTTTAAGTATGCTCTTGAGAAAACCGCTGCGCCTACTCTTATATTGTTGTTTGGTGATATTTTAATTTTGCCGTCGCTGCTGGCGCAAGCTCAAAGTCACAAAAAGCGCCTGCTTGTCCATCTTGACTTACTTGATGGTATTGGCAAGGATGAAGCGGGGATCAGGTATTTAGCCCGGATGGGTGTTAATGGTCTCATAACTACTAAAGCATATTTGTGCAAAGTAGCTCAGGAAGAAGGTATGATCGCTATTCAGAGGTTGTTTTTGATGGACTCCGAAGCTTTGCGTACAGGAATTAATTTGGCTAAAAAATATAAGCCTGATGCTGTCGAGGTACTGCCTGCGGCCGTTCCGGCCAGTGCTATCGAGCAGTTAAAAGCAGGTACCGGGCTGCCTGTCTTGGGCGGCGGGTTGGTTCACACCCGCGAAGATGTGGAAAGCGCCATTAAGAATGGTATTTGTGCGATAAGCGCAAGTCAAACTTCACTATGGAATTAG